The Nocardioides humi genome includes a region encoding these proteins:
- a CDS encoding alpha/beta hydrolase has protein sequence MTAPTLTDTWLPEGARALALVLHGGAERGTGPVDGRSLSWRRGRALARQLAAGLNADGIGVVLLRYRLKGWNAGHGPVPAPVADARWALDELARTHDLPVAVLGHSMGARTGVAVADHPGVRGVVALAPWLPPDDPVAPLAGKMLRAAHGRLDRITSARATRAYVARAAEVADAEFTDMGAVGHYLLRRVPLWNAYAAAGVREVLCSAGGG, from the coding sequence ATGACGGCGCCCACGCTCACCGACACCTGGCTGCCCGAGGGCGCCCGGGCCCTCGCGCTCGTGCTGCACGGCGGCGCCGAGCGCGGCACCGGTCCCGTCGACGGCCGCAGCCTGTCCTGGCGCCGGGGTCGCGCCCTGGCCCGCCAGCTCGCCGCCGGTCTCAACGCCGACGGCATCGGCGTCGTCCTGCTCCGCTACCGGCTCAAGGGCTGGAACGCCGGCCACGGCCCCGTCCCCGCACCCGTCGCCGACGCCCGCTGGGCCCTCGACGAGCTCGCCCGCACCCACGACCTCCCCGTCGCCGTCCTCGGCCACTCCATGGGCGCCCGGACCGGCGTCGCCGTCGCCGACCACCCCGGCGTCCGCGGCGTCGTCGCACTCGCCCCCTGGCTGCCCCCGGACGACCCCGTCGCCCCGCTGGCCGGCAAGATGCTCCGCGCCGCCCACGGCCGCCTCGATCGGATCACCTCCGCCCGCGCCACCCGCGCCTACGTCGCCCGCGCGGCCGAGGTCGCCGACGCCGAGTTCACCGACATGGGCGCCGTCGGGCACTACCTGCTGCGGCGGGTGCCGTTGTGGAACGCGTACGCCGCGGCCGGGGTGCGGGAGGTCCTCTGCT